AACCGGGAAAGCCAGAGGCCGGCAGCAGCAGACGGGACAAAACAAGGCCTTTTAAGGGCAAATAGACTCCCTCGAACGGCTGCCCGTGCCTGGGGTGGAGATGAGAAAGGAAACTGCATGCCCTCCGGTTTCCTGACAGCCACTGCATGCCCTCCGGTTTCCTGACAGCCAGACCCGCGCATGTTGCCTCCTGCCCGGTGCTCGAGGGGCCAAGGAGTCCGGGGCCCTGGGCAGGCTCCAGACCCCAGCGCCCCTAGCCCCCCAGCAGGCACCAGTGCTGGGTCTAGACTTGTCCTACGTGTGAGTTCCCCGTCCACCCCCCCGGCCCCTCCTCAAGGTTGAAAAGCCTCGGAGGCCAAGACGCAGGTCCAGAGAAGCTGCAGACAGGCTCCAGGCCCCATGGCTGCACAGCTGACCGTGTGAGCCTGGCCAAGCCTCGTGTGAAGGTCCAGAAACCCCCTCCGGGCACCCATCCTGAATATGCCCCTTCAGTGGTCCCCGACTGCTGGTCCCAGGCTGCAAACCCTGACCCCTGCCCACAGCCTCTCTGAGGGAGGGGACCCCACTGTGCTTTGGTGACCTGGGTGGCTACTATGGGAATACTGAGGGGGAAGGGCAGGCGAGGCAGTTAGAAAAGACTGCCTCCCAGGAGGCTGTGATAGGCCTGAACCTTGGGAAGCTCTGCCCTGCGGGGACATGGGTGGGTTTCTGAGTCCACATCCTCTGAAACAGGATGTACGTGGATTTTCAAGTGGTTCTTAACATTTCTGGATCACAAATCTTTTTGAAAATCTGACAGATGCTATGGCCTGTCTTCCCAGGGAGAGACAGGATCCCACAAAAGTCTGCATATTCTTTTCAGGGCTTGTGTCCACGCACCCTGAGAGGTCTGCGGCCCCTGATTCTAGAGACACCCATAGATTGGCAGCTCGCTAGGAAGTGCCCGTAGGCGCTTAATAATCAGCTCCACCAGGAGTGAGGCTGTTACGCTCGATCGGGAGGGATTCAGACCCCTGGAGACCGGAAGGCACAGGGGACAAGCGAGCCCGGGGACAAAGGTTCCCCCTTCACGGTGGGCTTTGAAACGAAGGGAGGGAGTTGCAGCCCAGGGCTCGGGCTGGCTGAGCAGAGCTAAGGTCGCACTCGCAGAGCTCTGGAAGCCACGCTTCAGGAAGGGGCCTGGCCGGCCCGCGTCCCCACACCCACCGCTGGCCCAGCAGCCGCCTTACCTTCCCAGCACCAATCACCTTCTCGGCGGCGTAGACGGCCTGGCTGCACCGCGGGCAGCGCTCAGAGCCGCCGATCTTCTGAGCAAACTTGGCCGCATTGGGGTTGGTGGCGGGCCTGTGGCTGGGGCCCCTGCGTGGGGAAGGACGTGCGGTGACATGACGTACAGGCAGCAGTACGGGCGGGGGTCTGGCACTGTGTGGGCACCACCCCGCCTCCACCTGGCCTAGCCGGTTACAAGGCCGCGGCTGCCAGGGCCTGTAGGGTCacctcccactttacagatggacaCACCAAGGGCCAGCACAATGTTACTCTCACCGACACATCAGACTTCGCTCAGCCCCCCAGTTAAAACACTGGAGTCACAGAACACCTCGTTTGCTAGGAAttgccctcctctgccccccactCCTTCGGCCTGCCGATTATGAGAGTCTTCCCTGGAGAAATCTGTTGACCAATCACCCCCACTGGGGCACTGACCTTGGCCGAAATGTGGGAACTCATCCGTCACTTCCGTCCATCCCCCCAGGGCCAAGGAGCTGGCAGGCTGACCGCCAGCACCTCCACTCACAGCAGGTCAGTGGTCAGTGGGCGCTGGGGACCTAGTGACACCCCGTGATTCCGGGGAAGGGAACTGACGCCCCCGTGAGCAGGGGTGCGAGCTGGTCCGGCTCGGACACTCACTGGCTGTAGGGGCCCCCAGCAAGTCACTGAGACCGGctgggttttctcatctgtggaaaGAAGAGATGAGACCCAGGAATTCTTGGGGCCCCTCCCAGCTCTGACGCCATGAAAATATGGGCTGCGGCTCTGCCGTATAGGGAAGAGCCTGGCCTGTTTCATTCCCTGCTGGACCCCCGCTCCTCTGActggcctgacacacagtaggtgcttctACACCTGGGAGGGGTGTACTCACTCCTCGTGCTTGATGCCGAGCGACTCCCCCTTGTCCATGCTCAGCGTGCCCGCGCCCTGCCCGTAGCCGTAGCCCTTGGGCCCGTACTTCTTGCCATAGCAGGATTTGCAGTAAATCTCCTCGCCGTGCACGGCCACGGTGGTGCTGTCCAGATTCTTCTTGCAGACCACTGCAGAGGGAAGAGGGTAGGGGGGAGAGTTGGTTCGCTGCAAGCACCCCGAGAGCCGAAGCTCTCTGGGACTCTGCACACATAATATCCTGATCTTTCAGGAGCCTGGTGACAGGGGTCAGGAAGGccagggagctgggaggagagaggagggcgtCTAAGGATGCTGGCCGAGCCGCCCCCGACCAGGAACCGCATGGGCCTTCCTTGGTCCTCTGCACTCTCAGAAGTCCCCGGGTTCAGTAGCCAAGAGCCTAGACTGACCCCAagccccaggaagcctgctggacCTTCACTCTGCCCTTGACAGAGAGACCATGCGTCCcgacagaagaggaaaaaaagaaaggaaggaagaagggcaggGCTTTCCTGCCTTCAGCGATGGGATCGAGAAGGGACACCCCTACAGGCTTGGGGGCAGGGGTGCAAGGGAAGTGACGCTCCCAGAGGGCAAGGGCAATATTTATTAAGCGCCCGGCATGGCGGGCTTTGAAATGAGATACAGGTTGTGCGCAACACGACAGCGAGATCTGCAATTTCTAATCTCAGAATCACTTTGCCACGGGAGGGACTGAGGTCAGATGCTGGGAAGAATTTCCTGACTCCAAGGCTAAGAGACTGGAATGGGATTAACTGGAAAGCCTGCGGGCCGCCTGTATCTTCCTGTGGATCTCAGAGCAGGGCTGTGCCCAGTGACCCAGAGTAAAACAGCTCGGAGCCCAGGGTCATGTAGAGTCAGCTGCCCagagcccaatctctctccccgcCCCTTCCCAGCCCACGCGTCCACTGGTAGATGCGGATGACAGCCTCCCCCCAAAAGGTgtctgtgagaattaaatga
Above is a window of Balaenoptera acutorostrata chromosome 1, mBalAcu1.1, whole genome shotgun sequence DNA encoding:
- the CSRP1 gene encoding cysteine and glycine-rich protein 1 translates to MPNWGGGKKCGVCQKTVYFAEEVQCEGSSFHKSCFLCMVCKKNLDSTTVAVHGEEIYCKSCYGKKYGPKGYGYGQGAGTLSMDKGESLGIKHEEGPSHRPATNPNAAKFAQKIGGSERCPRCSQAVYAAEKVIGAGKSWHKSCFRCAKCGKGLESTTLADKDGEIYCKGCYAKNFGPKGFGFGQGAGALVHSE